The stretch of DNA ACCGACGTCGTGCCCGTGAACCCCGACGGCTGGCGGCGCGACCCGTTCGGCGGCGAGCTCGTCGACGGCGAGGTCTGGGGCAGGGGCGCGGTCGACATGCTGAACCTCACGGCGTCGATGGCCGTGGCCACCAGGCGCCTGGCCGACTCGGGATGGCGCCCGGACGGGACGCTCGTGTACCTCGCCGTCGCCGACGAGGAGGCGCTCGGCTCCTACGGCGCGGAGCACCTCGTGCGCAACGAGGCCGACGCCGTGCGGGCCGACTACGTGATCACCGAGTCCGGCGGCATCCCGATCCCGTCGCCGAGCGGCCTGCGGCTGCCGGTCGTCGTCGGCGAGAAAGGCTCGTACTGGTGCACCCTCCGCGTGAAGGGCACGCCGGGGCACGCGTCGCAGCCCTTCCGCACCGACAACGCGCTCGTGAAGGCCGCGGAGGTGGTGCGCCGCGTGGCGGACTACCGCCCGCAGACCCGGATCCACGACATCTGGCGAAGGTTCATCGAAGGCATGGGGTACCCCGAAGAGCTCACCGCACCACTCCTGTCGCCCGACACGTTCCTCGCGACGGTCGAGGCACTACCCGTCGGCATGGCCCGGCAGTTCCACGCGTGCACGCACACCACCTTCGCGCCGACGGTCGTGCGCGGCGGCGTGAAGACCAACGTGATCCCCGACCGCGTCGACCTCGAGGTCGACATCCGCACGTTGCCGGGGCAGACGGGCGCCGAGGTGCGGGCCATGCTCGACGAGATCCTCGGCGACCTCGCCGGCGACGTCGAGGTGCTCACCGCGTCGGACGACGAGTCGAGCGCGTCGCCGGTCGAGACGCCGCTGTGGGACGCGCTGACCCGGGCCACCTCCCGCTTCTACCCGGGCAGCGCCACGGTGCCGTTCATGATCGTCGGCGCCACCGACGCCCGCTTCTTCCGCCGGCTCGGCGTCACCGCCTACGGCTTCGGCCTGTTCAGCGAGCGGCTGAGCTTCGAGCAGTTCTCCACGATGTTCCACGGCGACGACGAGCGGGTCGACGTCGACTCCCTGCGGCTGTCGACCGAGATGTGGGACGCGGTGGCGCGCGACGTGCTGGGCGGCTGAGTGCCCGTCGCCGCCGTGCTGTTCGACTTCGGCGGCGTGCTGTCGTCGAGCCCGTTCGACGCGTTCGCCCGCTACGAGGCCGAGCGCGGGCTGCCGGCCGGGCTGCTGCGCCGCGTCAACGCCACCAACCCCGACGCCAACGCGTGGGCCATGCTGGAGCGCAGCGAGATCGACGTCGACGAGTTCGGGCGCCGCTTCTCCGAGGAGGCGCTGGCGCTCGGCCACGCCGTCGACGGCGCCGAGGTGCTGGGGCTGCTCGCCGGCGACCTCCGCCCGGCCATGGTCGAGGCCGTGCGCCGGTGCCACGAGCGGCTGCGGACGGCGCTGCTGACCAACAACGTGGTCGGCGCGTTCGCCGACGCCGACGAC from Acidimicrobiales bacterium encodes:
- a CDS encoding M20/M25/M40 family metallo-hydrolase, with protein sequence MDQSTAEVTDLLQHLIRNACVNDGTVGSGGEERSADLLTSYLEGSGVNLQRYEAAPGRTSLVARIEGRRPDAPTLLLMGHTDVVPVNPDGWRRDPFGGELVDGEVWGRGAVDMLNLTASMAVATRRLADSGWRPDGTLVYLAVADEEALGSYGAEHLVRNEADAVRADYVITESGGIPIPSPSGLRLPVVVGEKGSYWCTLRVKGTPGHASQPFRTDNALVKAAEVVRRVADYRPQTRIHDIWRRFIEGMGYPEELTAPLLSPDTFLATVEALPVGMARQFHACTHTTFAPTVVRGGVKTNVIPDRVDLEVDIRTLPGQTGAEVRAMLDEILGDLAGDVEVLTASDDESSASPVETPLWDALTRATSRFYPGSATVPFMIVGATDARFFRRLGVTAYGFGLFSERLSFEQFSTMFHGDDERVDVDSLRLSTEMWDAVARDVLGG
- a CDS encoding HAD-IA family hydrolase, whose amino-acid sequence is MPVAAVLFDFGGVLSSSPFDAFARYEAERGLPAGLLRRVNATNPDANAWAMLERSEIDVDEFGRRFSEEALALGHAVDGAEVLGLLAGDLRPAMVEAVRRCHERLRTALLTNNVVGAFADADDAFRSVLPLFDVVLESSKVGVRKPDPRFYEMACEALGVVPQDAVFLDDLGVNLKPARAMGMTTIKVDDPARAIAELEAVVGFPLR